The Penaeus monodon isolate SGIC_2016 chromosome 33, NSTDA_Pmon_1, whole genome shotgun sequence genome includes a window with the following:
- the LOC119594106 gene encoding LOW QUALITY PROTEIN: sialin-like (The sequence of the model RefSeq protein was modified relative to this genomic sequence to represent the inferred CDS: deleted 1 base in 1 codon; added 37 bases not found in genome assembly) has product MVDTQLQSRIPAVSLASRESADLRAFKTQGSSGSTMASQLDCEHEEGRTPRRDAKPEAEGKGDCWAARYTLALLGFLGLAVEYSLRVNLSIAIVAMAGTSEVNATTNASQDVCPVRDNGTDSGGNHVEGEFAWNEETQGLILGAFFYGYTATNFLGGRLAEYFGGRLVFGLGSGVASVLALLSPLCARISTGLFVASRVLTGVSQGFTYPALNSLMATWFPPEERAKLGSFVYGGMQFGTIIGLTLSGWLCNSGFLGGWPSVFYVFGGVGLAWGVPWFLLIHDRPEGHPRISKYELDYIQGQQDTVKGVERVSIPWKAVLTSPPMWSSAIMAFGGNFGFYTLLTEMPTYLANIQHFNVKSNGLLSGLPYACMLCTSLAWGVVVDRLLAAKCLSLKAVRRISTAIAFYVAALALIAMCFVDCNSSVAMVVLCISVGISGCAYSGSCLTELDIAPNLAGTLTGITNTLGSATGFLAPAIAGAITMNNNKSIHAWREVFLMSAGILTVATSLYMVLMSVDVQPWNNPEKIKVENKLKIENGFAHDSR; this is encoded by the exons TCTCACTCGCGTCGCGGGAATCAGCTGATCTCCGG GCTTTTAAAACGCAAGGATCCAGCGGCTCCACCATGGCTTCCCAGCTGGACTGCGAGCACGAGGAAGGACGAACTCCGAGGAGGGACGCGAAGCCGGAAGCGGAAGGAA AAGGGGACTGTTGGGCCGCCCGCTACACCCTGGCTCTGTTGGGGTTCCTGGGTCTCGCCGTCGAGTATTCGCTGCGCGTGAACCTCTCCATCGCCATCGTGGCCATGGCGGGCACGAGCGAGGTCAACGCCACGACCAACGCCTCCCAGGATGTGTGTCCTGTCAGAGATAATGGCACAGACTCGGGAGGGAACCATGTG GAGGGGGAGTTCGCCTGGAACGAGGAGACGCAGGGCCTGATCCTCGGCGCCTTCTTCTACGGGTACACGGCCACCAACTTCCTCGGGGGGCGCCTGGCGGAGTACTTCGGAGGGAGGCTGGTCTTCGGCCTCGGTTCGGGCGTGGCCTCGGTCCTCGCCCTCCTTTCGCCTCTGTGTGCGAGGATTTCGACAGGACTCTTCGTGGCTTCGAGAGTCCTGACCGGGGTTTCGCAG GGATTTACATATCCGGCTCTAAATTCCTTGATGGCAACCTGGTTTCCCCCTGAAGAAAGAGCCAAACTCGGTTCTTTCGTTTATGGAG GAATGCAGTTCGGTACCATCATTGGCCTAACCTTGAGCGGCTGGCTGTGTAACTCGGGGTTCCTGGGGGGTTGGCCCTCGGTCTTCTACGTCTTCGGGGGTGTGGGCTTAGCGTGGGGGGTT CCTTGGTTCCTCCTCATTCACGACCGACCCGAAGGACACCCCAGGATCTCTAAATATGAACTTGATTATATCCAGGGGCAGCAGGACACCGTGAAAGGCGTGGAG AGAGTGTCGATTCCCTGGAAAGCGGTGCTGACGTCGCCGCCAATGTGGTCCAGCGCCATCATGGCCTTCGGCGGGAATTTCGGCTTCTACACCCTCTTGACGGAGATGCCCACCTACCTCGCCAATATCCAGCACTTCAATGTCAAAAGT AATGGGTTGCTGTCTGGGTTGCCGTACGCCTGTATGCTGTGCACTTCCTTGGCGTGGGGCGTTGTGGTGGACAGACTCCTGGCGGCCAAGTGTCTCTCCCTCAAAGCAGTGAGACGGATTTCCACAGCCATTG CATTTTACGTGGCCGCCCTCGCACTAATAGCGATGTGTTTCGTGGACTGCAACTCTTCTGTGGCGATGGTAGTTCTATGCATCTCCGTCGGAATCTCCGGCTGCGCCTACAGCGGGTCTTGCCTCACTGAGCTGGACATCGCACCTAACTTGGCTGGGACGCTGACCGGGATCACCAACACACTAGGATCTGCTACAGGTTTCCTCGCACCGGCAATTGCTGGTGCTATCACTATGAATAAC aataaaTCTATCCACGCCTGGAGAGAGGTGTTCTTGATGTCAGCTGGTATACTGACAGTGGCGACATCCCTCTACATGGTACTGATGTCCGTTGATGTACAGCCTTGGAATAACCCGGAAAAGATCAAAg